Proteins encoded in a region of the Terriglobales bacterium genome:
- a CDS encoding sigma-70 family RNA polymerase sigma factor, producing MLTKEALEKLLTCLDEDRERAGEKYQTLRTGLARFFEWRGCAFPEDHADEAIDRVARKIAQGEEIRNIQSYVTAVARFVSMEVVKEREKHQAALSLLPRDPVRQEPVDEDTRLECVRRCLQALAPESSQLIIAYYQDDGRNKIAVRKKLAQQLGISPHTLRMRLQRLRSKLEECVVDCLRANPAEANK from the coding sequence GTGCTTACCAAAGAAGCCCTCGAGAAGCTGCTTACATGCCTGGATGAAGACCGGGAGCGCGCTGGGGAAAAGTACCAGACGCTGCGTACCGGCTTGGCCAGGTTTTTCGAATGGCGGGGCTGTGCCTTTCCCGAAGATCACGCCGATGAAGCCATTGATCGTGTAGCCCGTAAGATCGCTCAGGGAGAAGAAATCCGTAACATTCAGAGCTACGTTACAGCCGTAGCCCGGTTCGTCTCTATGGAAGTCGTGAAGGAGCGGGAGAAACACCAGGCCGCTCTCAGCCTGTTGCCGCGAGATCCGGTCAGGCAGGAGCCTGTAGATGAGGATACGCGGCTGGAGTGTGTTCGCAGATGTCTACAGGCGCTTGCTCCTGAAAGCTCGCAGTTAATCATTGCCTATTACCAAGACGATGGGCGGAACAAGATCGCAGTACGCAAAAAGCTGGCACAACAACTGGGCATCTCTCCCCATACTCTAAGGATGAGGCTGCAGCGGCTCAGGAGCAAGCTCGAAGAATGTGTGGTTGACTGCCTGCGTGCGAACCCGGCGGAAGCGAATAAATAA
- a CDS encoding tetratricopeptide repeat protein yields MKLHNRVLLCGAFFLLPFTTFGQTTPKLGNGANTKAPAELGKGVVIEQVKKNLEADKAGVQESDILLKWSRSDTQGEIKSPFDLMQIEIEQAPRGVVTLEGLRGTEKKVWMLGQGAWGMNTRPLLPEWLLSIYLDGQKLAAENKLQNATQDWRSAARQAKESQSAWLGSWFLYRAGKLLTDARQWQEADAAYEDAVKESKKVGPAIESQLLRTWAKRFEQQADWANVEKRYLQAAIEDQGTSSESLTLADTFDGLGDAIFHRGDLVESQKYYFQALEIQKKLAPDSLSLAKTLAGLGRLMQWRGDFAKAEDYLRESMAIREKLAPGSLDVAEGLNNIGSLAFARGDLGKSEEYMNRALAIREKLVPDSLDVATVLANLGLVAWRRGDLTTAEKFHQRALLIQEKLAPDSLVVSVAFNNLGLVAWKRGDLAKAEGYHQQALLIREKLAPDSLDVANTLNNLGVVARYRGDLDKAEDYYRGALTIRQKLAPGSLDVATSLNNLGVIARHRGDLDKAEEYYRGALTIRQKLAPGSLDAASTLNNLGLVARDSGDSNKAEEYSRQALTIREKLAPGSLDVAESLDMLGNVAHDRGDLEKAEEYHSRALAMQEKIAAGGLDVAESLNMLGNVARDRGDLTKAEEYYDRARAIWEKLAPERTDYAETLAALAGIKVKKKELDTAAQLLEKALNVLEGQMSQFGGEEEIRSGFRAKHLSYYQDYIDLLMQQKQSEQALQVVERSRARTLLEMLAAAHVDVRKGGNPALIERERSLEADIAAKTNLRIRLESGKATEEQVAPVNQEIQKLLAERKDVEAQIRMSSPGYAALTQPQTLSAKQIEQQLLGADTVLIEYSLGDKRSYVWAVTPELLAGYELPKRADIESAARQVYEQLTARNRTLKGETEPQRKARLTKAEAEYSEAAATLSRMVLAPVAAQLKGKRLLIVSDGALQYIPFAVLPEPEAPRSDNQSSSKGQPPLVEGHEIVNLPSASVLSVLRGERIGRKEGTKAVAVLADPVFAPNDARVNSGRMRDPESKEKILDAASSSAFWSADHLTRSVADVGLSGEGAYLPRLRSTRQEAEAIIAVTPPGEGMEALDFRASRATATSPELAQYRVVHFATHGLLDSEHPELSGLVLSLVDEKGKQQNGFLELEDIYNLNLPAELVVLSACETGLGKQIQGEGLVGLTRGFMYAGASRVMASLWKVDDVATAELMGRFYKAMEKEGMRPAAALRQAQIEMWKQKDWSSPYYWAAFQMQGEWK; encoded by the coding sequence ATGAAGCTACACAACCGGGTTCTTTTGTGCGGAGCATTCTTTTTACTCCCATTTACCACTTTCGGCCAAACTACGCCCAAGTTGGGAAACGGCGCCAACACCAAAGCTCCAGCAGAACTCGGAAAGGGAGTTGTGATCGAGCAGGTCAAAAAGAACCTTGAGGCTGACAAAGCGGGAGTGCAAGAGAGTGACATCCTGCTGAAATGGAGCCGGTCTGATACTCAAGGCGAAATAAAGTCGCCCTTCGATTTAATGCAAATCGAAATCGAGCAGGCCCCCCGGGGAGTGGTAACTCTGGAAGGATTGAGAGGCACGGAAAAGAAAGTATGGATGCTTGGGCAGGGGGCCTGGGGTATGAATACGCGGCCGCTTCTGCCCGAGTGGTTGCTTTCCATCTACCTTGACGGTCAGAAGCTGGCCGCTGAAAACAAACTGCAAAATGCAACCCAGGATTGGCGGTCAGCGGCTCGTCAGGCGAAAGAGTCGCAATCTGCGTGGCTTGGTTCGTGGTTTCTGTATCGTGCGGGTAAGTTGTTAACCGATGCCCGGCAATGGCAGGAGGCCGATGCTGCGTATGAAGACGCGGTTAAGGAGAGTAAGAAAGTTGGACCTGCGATTGAGTCGCAATTGCTGAGAACATGGGCTAAGAGGTTTGAGCAGCAGGCCGATTGGGCCAATGTGGAAAAGCGGTATCTGCAGGCGGCGATTGAGGACCAGGGAACGAGCTCTGAAAGCCTGACTCTGGCTGACACCTTTGATGGATTAGGGGACGCAATTTTCCATCGTGGTGATCTCGTGGAATCACAGAAGTATTACTTTCAGGCTCTGGAAATTCAGAAGAAGCTCGCACCCGACAGTTTGAGTCTGGCAAAAACCCTCGCCGGTCTTGGTCGCTTAATGCAATGGCGTGGCGACTTTGCTAAGGCAGAGGATTACCTCCGCGAAAGCATGGCCATCCGGGAAAAATTGGCTCCCGGCAGCCTCGATGTCGCAGAGGGCCTGAACAACATAGGAAGTCTTGCGTTTGCTCGCGGCGATTTAGGTAAGAGCGAAGAGTACATGAATCGAGCTTTGGCCATCCGGGAAAAACTGGTTCCCGACAGTCTCGATGTCGCCACGGTCCTTGCTAATCTGGGTCTCGTAGCTTGGCGTCGAGGCGATTTGACAACGGCTGAGAAATTTCACCAGCGAGCTCTGCTGATCCAAGAGAAGCTGGCGCCTGACAGCCTTGTGGTCTCCGTCGCTTTCAACAACTTAGGGCTCGTGGCGTGGAAGCGTGGCGATTTGGCGAAAGCCGAGGGATACCATCAGCAAGCCTTGCTGATCCGGGAGAAGCTGGCTCCCGACAGCCTCGATGTTGCCAACACCCTCAACAACCTGGGTGTTGTCGCCCGATATCGTGGTGATCTGGACAAGGCGGAAGATTATTACCGCGGAGCTTTGACCATCCGACAAAAGTTGGCTCCCGGCAGCCTCGATGTCGCCACGAGTCTGAATAATCTGGGCGTTATTGCTCGCCATCGTGGTGATCTGGACAAAGCGGAGGAGTACTACCGCGGAGCTTTGACCATCCGACAAAAGTTAGCTCCCGGCAGCCTGGATGCCGCCAGCACCCTCAACAACTTGGGTCTTGTGGCCCGGGATAGTGGTGATTCGAATAAGGCGGAGGAGTACAGCCGCCAAGCCCTGACGATTAGAGAAAAACTAGCCCCCGGTAGCCTTGATGTCGCCGAAAGCTTAGACATGCTGGGCAACGTGGCTCATGATCGTGGCGATCTGGAAAAAGCTGAGGAATACCACAGCAGGGCTTTGGCGATGCAGGAAAAAATAGCTGCTGGCGGCTTGGACGTTGCTGAAAGCCTGAACATGCTGGGCAATGTCGCTCGCGACCGTGGCGATCTAACCAAAGCCGAAGAGTACTATGACCGGGCCCGCGCGATCTGGGAAAAGCTAGCCCCCGAGAGAACGGACTACGCCGAGACACTCGCAGCGTTGGCCGGAATCAAGGTGAAAAAAAAGGAACTAGACACGGCTGCTCAACTCTTGGAGAAGGCCCTGAACGTCCTTGAGGGGCAGATGAGCCAGTTCGGCGGCGAAGAGGAAATCCGCTCCGGCTTTCGCGCCAAGCATCTCAGTTACTATCAGGATTATATTGATCTGCTGATGCAGCAGAAACAATCGGAGCAGGCCCTGCAGGTGGTGGAGCGTTCGAGAGCGCGGACCCTGTTAGAGATGCTGGCTGCGGCACATGTGGATGTGCGTAAAGGGGGAAACCCCGCTTTGATCGAGCGCGAACGTTCGCTGGAAGCCGATATAGCTGCCAAAACAAATCTCCGCATCCGTCTGGAGAGCGGGAAGGCAACAGAAGAGCAAGTAGCGCCGGTCAATCAGGAGATCCAGAAACTGCTGGCCGAGCGTAAGGATGTAGAAGCGCAAATTCGCATGAGCAGTCCTGGCTACGCGGCACTGACCCAGCCGCAGACTTTAAGCGCAAAGCAGATTGAGCAGCAGCTACTGGGTGCCGATACCGTACTGATCGAATACTCCCTGGGCGACAAGCGCAGCTATGTGTGGGCTGTAACTCCAGAATTGCTGGCCGGCTACGAGTTACCAAAACGGGCCGACATCGAGAGCGCAGCGCGGCAGGTTTATGAGCAGTTGACGGCTCGCAACCGCACGCTCAAGGGAGAAACTGAGCCCCAGAGGAAAGCACGCTTAACCAAGGCGGAAGCGGAATATTCAGAGGCCGCCGCCACGCTAAGCCGGATGGTGCTTGCGCCCGTGGCCGCGCAGCTCAAAGGGAAGCGGCTGTTGATCGTAAGTGATGGGGCGTTGCAGTACATCCCATTTGCGGTTCTGCCTGAGCCCGAGGCGCCACGCTCAGACAATCAGAGCAGCTCAAAAGGGCAGCCGCCTTTGGTAGAAGGGCACGAAATCGTGAATCTGCCCTCGGCCTCGGTCTTATCTGTACTGCGAGGGGAGCGGATCGGGCGCAAAGAAGGAACCAAGGCTGTGGCGGTACTGGCTGATCCGGTTTTCGCTCCAAACGATGCGCGCGTGAATTCAGGCCGGATGCGTGATCCGGAAAGTAAAGAAAAAATCCTCGATGCCGCGTCTTCTTCTGCATTCTGGTCTGCCGACCACCTGACTCGCTCCGTGGCTGATGTGGGACTGTCGGGAGAAGGGGCTTATCTGCCCCGGCTGCGCTCAACCCGGCAAGAGGCAGAAGCAATCATCGCCGTAACGCCCCCAGGCGAAGGAATGGAGGCCCTGGATTTTCGTGCCAGCCGTGCGACGGCGACCAGTCCAGAGCTGGCGCAGTATCGCGTGGTGCACTTTGCGACGCATGGGCTATTGGACAGCGAACATCCCGAGCTGTCGGGATTGGTGCTGTCGCTGGTGGATGAGAAAGGAAAACAGCAGAATGGCTTCCTGGAGCTGGAAGACATCTACAACCTGAATCTGCCGGCGGAATTGGTGGTGCTGAGTGCGTGTGAAACCGGTTTAGGGAAACAGATCCAGGGAGAGGGTCTGGTGGGCCTGACGCGCGGATTCATGTACGCGGGGGCGTCGCGCGTGATGGCAAGTTTGTGGAAGGTAGACGACGTGGCCACGGCGGAATTGATGGGACGATTCTACAAAGCCATGGAAAAAGAAGGGATGCGCCCGGCAGCGGCCCTGCGGCAGGCGCAGATTGAGATGTGGAAGCAGAAAGACTGGAGCTCGCCGTACTACTGGGCCGCCTTCCAAATGCAAGGCGAGTGGAAGTAG